In Streptococcus parauberis NCFD 2020, the sequence TTTGTGTTATCAAGCATGAAACGATCCATTTTACCTGGAATGATTTTATCCCAGATTTTTTCAGGTTTACCTTCAGCAGCTAATTCAGCTTTGATATCTTCTTCAGCTTTAGCAATAACTTCATCTGATAATTGAGCTTTTGATCCATAAGTTAAGAATGGAAGTGGAGCTTTATCAACCATTGCACGTGATTCGTTATCAAGTTCAATAGCATGGTTAAGTTGTGCTAATTCATCGTGTACAAATTGAGGATCAAGTTCAGTGTATGAAAGAACAGTTGGTTTCATAGCTGCAACGTGCATTGCTACTTGTTTAGCAAGAGTTTCATCGCCACCTTCGATAACAGTGATAACACCAATGCGTCCACCGTTATGTTGGTACGCACCAAAGTGTTGTTCGTCATTTTTTTCAATAAGTGCAAAACGACGGAATGAAATTTTTTCACCGATAGTAGCAGTTGCATTTACATATGCATTAGCTAATGTTTCACCAGAAGGCATAGTTAATTCAAGTGCTTCTTCGTTGTTAGCAGGTTTACCTTCAGCAATAACTTTGGCTGTTTCGTTAACTAATTCAACGAATTGAGCATTTTTTGCTACAAAGTCTGTTTCAGCATTAACTTCAACAACAGCAGCAACATTACCATTTACGTAAACACCAGTTAAACCTTCAGCGGCAACACGGTCAGCTTTCTTAGCAGCTTTAGCCATACCTTTTTCACGGAGTAATTCAACTGCTTTGTCCATGTCTCCGTCAGTTTCAACAAGTGCTTTTTTAGCGTCCATAACGCCGGCACCAGATTTTTCACGCAACTCTTTTACAAGTTTTGCTGTAATTTCTGCCATTAGTAAAATCCTCCAAAAATAATTTTTTATCAATTTAAAAAAACGGAACAGAGCGGTTTGCTTCTGCCCCGTTTGGTTTTTCGATTGTCAAAGACTAATCATTCAAAATCTTAAGTGAATTAAGCGTTGTCGCCTTCAACAACTTCAACGATTTCTTCGATTGAATCTGCTTTAGCTTCAGTTTCAAAGTTAACGTCTGCATCTTCACCTTGACGGCCTTCGATAACAGCGTCAGCTAATTTAGCAGTGATTAATTTAACGGCGCGGATAGCGTCATCGTTAGCTGGGATGATAACATCGATATCATCTGGATCAGCATTAGTATCAACCATAGCTACAACTGGAATACCAAGTTTTTTAGCTTCTTTAACAGCGATTTGTTCTTTATGTGGGTCAACAACGTACATTACGTCTGGGATACGAGGCATATCTTCGATACCACCTAGGAATTTTTCAAGACGTGCACGTTGTTTGTTAAGAAGTGAAACTTCTTTTTTAGGAAGAACTTCAAAAGT encodes:
- the tsf gene encoding translation elongation factor Ts, with the translated sequence MAEITAKLVKELREKSGAGVMDAKKALVETDGDMDKAVELLREKGMAKAAKKADRVAAEGLTGVYVNGNVAAVVEVNAETDFVAKNAQFVELVNETAKVIAEGKPANNEEALELTMPSGETLANAYVNATATIGEKISFRRFALIEKNDEQHFGAYQHNGGRIGVITVIEGGDETLAKQVAMHVAAMKPTVLSYTELDPQFVHDELAQLNHAIELDNESRAMVDKAPLPFLTYGSKAQLSDEVIAKAEEDIKAELAAEGKPEKIWDKIIPGKMDRFMLDNTKVDQAYTLLAQVYIMDDSKTVEQYLNSVNAKAISFARFEVGEGIEKKANDFESEVAATMAAALNN
- the rpsB gene encoding 30S ribosomal protein S2; translated protein: MAVISMKQLLEAGVHFGHQTRRWNPKMAKYIFTERNGIHVIDLQQTVKLADQAYEFVRDAAANDAVILFVGTKKQAAEAVADEATRAGQYFINHRWLGGTLTNWGTIQKRIARLKEIKRMEEEGTFEVLPKKEVSLLNKQRARLEKFLGGIEDMPRIPDVMYVVDPHKEQIAVKEAKKLGIPVVAMVDTNADPDDIDVIIPANDDAIRAVKLITAKLADAVIEGRQGEDADVNFETEAKADSIEEIVEVVEGDNA